One window from the genome of Marinitoga hydrogenitolerans DSM 16785 encodes:
- a CDS encoding lysine exporter LysO family protein encodes MILLLSAVIIGIISGYLISFNLPSNLITILLMSLVFVVGIDIGSEENILFKIKKSIKTIFIQSFLLIMGSLIFGGFVSFFSTLSFKEAMGAAAGFGWYSLSGVMISSLYSPFLGAISFTANVFREILGIIFIPLYAKFSELGAISIGGATTMDTLLGIVAKSTKKENTLVGFGQGVIVSIAVPIIISLIF; translated from the coding sequence ATGATTTTATTATTAAGTGCTGTAATTATCGGCATTATTAGCGGTTATCTTATTAGTTTTAATCTACCTTCAAATTTAATTACAATTTTATTAATGAGTCTTGTTTTTGTAGTTGGTATTGATATTGGTTCAGAAGAAAACATCTTATTTAAAATAAAAAAGAGTATAAAAACTATTTTTATTCAATCTTTTCTTTTAATTATGGGAAGTTTAATATTCGGAGGGTTTGTTTCATTTTTTTCTACTTTGTCTTTTAAAGAAGCAATGGGAGCTGCTGCAGGATTTGGATGGTATTCTTTATCCGGAGTTATGATAAGCTCATTATATAGCCCTTTTCTGGGAGCAATTTCTTTTACTGCAAATGTTTTTAGAGAAATATTAGGCATTATTTTTATACCTTTGTACGCTAAATTTTCAGAGTTGGGCGCTATATCAATAGGTGGAGCTACAACAATGGATACATTGTTAGGAATAGTTGCAAAATCAACAAAAAAAGAAAATACTTTAGTTGGATTTGGACAAGGTGTCATCGTTTCTATTGCAGTACCTATAATAATATCTTTGATTTTTTAA
- a CDS encoding SLC5/6 family protein, with the protein MRKGTESVGKTVMWTVPLPIVLLVLLGIRGITLPGAATGLNFLFEPNFAKLADPRVWANAFGQIFFSLSVAFGIMIAYGSYNDKKNDVANNAIITALGNSATSFLAGIAVFSVLGYMAQQMSVPVDEVVSGGIGLAFVVYPQAISLIPGGIIVQSIIGLAFFVMLLTLGIDSAFSLVEAIEAAAGDKFKVNKKAFLIGFSILGFIFGLLFATQGGLYWLDIIDHFMGTYALLVVGILESVIIGWLFGADKLRKYINSVSEIKIGKWFDISLKYIIPIVLIFILGLNILDEIKNPYGGYPSWALTIGFLVFIAIPIIGFIFAKLPSRDEKYNEKVTKITFEEE; encoded by the coding sequence TTGAGGAAGGGTACCGAATCAGTTGGTAAAACAGTTATGTGGACAGTACCTCTACCAATAGTATTATTAGTATTGTTGGGGATTAGGGGTATAACTTTACCAGGCGCAGCAACAGGTTTAAATTTCTTATTTGAACCAAATTTTGCTAAATTAGCTGATCCAAGGGTTTGGGCAAATGCTTTTGGACAAATTTTCTTTTCGTTAAGTGTTGCATTTGGTATAATGATTGCATATGGTAGCTATAATGATAAGAAAAATGATGTTGCTAACAATGCGATTATAACAGCTTTAGGGAATTCTGCAACGTCATTTTTAGCAGGTATAGCTGTATTTTCAGTTTTAGGATATATGGCTCAACAAATGAGTGTTCCTGTTGATGAGGTTGTTAGTGGCGGCATTGGATTAGCATTTGTTGTATATCCACAAGCAATTTCATTAATACCAGGCGGTATTATTGTACAGTCAATAATTGGATTAGCATTTTTTGTTATGTTATTAACTCTTGGTATAGATTCCGCATTTTCGTTAGTTGAAGCTATTGAAGCAGCAGCTGGTGATAAATTTAAAGTTAATAAGAAAGCTTTTTTAATTGGATTCTCAATCTTAGGATTTATATTTGGATTATTGTTTGCAACCCAAGGAGGTTTATATTGGTTAGATATAATTGATCATTTTATGGGTACATATGCACTTTTAGTTGTTGGTATTCTTGAATCAGTTATTATCGGTTGGTTATTTGGTGCAGATAAATTAAGAAAATATATTAATTCAGTTTCTGAAATTAAAATAGGGAAATGGTTTGATATATCATTAAAATATATAATACCTATTGTTTTAATTTTTATTCTTGGATTAAATATTCTTGATGAAATAAAAAATCCTTATGGAGGATATCCTTCATGGGCTTTAACTATAGGGTTCTTAGTTTTCATTGCTATTCCTATAATTGGTTTTATATTTGCTAAATTACCTTCAAGAGATGAAAAATATAATGAGAAAGTAACAAAAATTACTTTTGAGGAAGAATAG
- a CDS encoding SLC5/6 family protein → MARQKWGSRWAFVLAAIGSAAGLGNAWRFPYMAYSNGGGAFYIPYFIALFLAGIPILMAEFGIGQGLQSSAPKALGKISKGSEFIGWWAVLTGAIITFYYNVIMAWIFNYLYFSLGTAWKDDPKGFFFGDFLKLTDGPGQLGGLRWPIVIGLLIILVMDLFDFEEGYRISW, encoded by the coding sequence GTGGCGAGGCAAAAGTGGGGCTCAAGATGGGCTTTTGTTTTGGCAGCAATAGGTTCAGCTGCAGGTTTAGGTAATGCATGGCGTTTTCCTTATATGGCATATTCTAATGGTGGAGGAGCTTTTTACATTCCTTATTTTATTGCTTTATTTTTAGCAGGCATTCCAATTTTAATGGCAGAATTTGGTATTGGTCAAGGATTGCAAAGTAGTGCGCCAAAAGCTTTAGGGAAAATATCAAAAGGTTCGGAATTCATAGGTTGGTGGGCTGTTTTAACAGGTGCTATTATTACATTTTATTATAATGTTATAATGGCTTGGATTTTTAATTATTTATATTTTTCTTTAGGAACAGCTTGGAAAGATGATCCTAAAGGATTTTTCTTTGGAGATTTTTTAAAATTAACAGATGGACCTGGACAGCTTGGAGGATTAAGATGGCCAATTGTTATAGGATTATTAATTATCTTGGTTATGGATTTATTTGATTTTGAGGAAGGGTACCGAATCAGTTGGTAA
- a CDS encoding MetS family NSS transporter small subunit, translated as MSGSAIAFMIFAGVVLFGGLSWALNIAAKANKK; from the coding sequence ATGTCTGGAAGTGCAATAGCTTTTATGATATTTGCAGGTGTTGTTTTGTTTGGTGGATTATCTTGGGCTCTTAATATAGCAGCAAAAGCAAATAAGAAATAG
- a CDS encoding LysO family transporter encodes MLWIILISFLTGLILGMKGKFIFIKKFKPVTIITVLLLFFMGFEIGSDQNLISKLPEIGYLALLIAIFSILGSVILTTLYEKMFIRSDKK; translated from the coding sequence ATGCTATGGATTATTTTAATATCTTTCTTAACTGGTTTAATATTAGGAATGAAAGGTAAATTTATATTTATAAAAAAATTTAAACCTGTAACTATCATAACTGTTTTACTATTATTTTTTATGGGTTTTGAAATAGGATCTGATCAAAATCTAATATCCAAATTACCAGAAATAGGTTACTTGGCTCTTTTAATTGCAATATTTTCTATTTTAGGAAGTGTAATATTAACAACACTTTATGAAAAAATGTTTATAAGAAGTGATAAAAAATGA
- the galT gene encoding galactose-1-phosphate uridylyltransferase produces the protein MLERRYNPITDEWVMISSSRQKRPNLPKNSCPICPGILELPDEYDLVSFENRFPALKKDAPEVKKDSRVLIRDKSQGICEVVVYTDKHNSELSQMSLKQIRKLINMWSDRTKELSLYKFVKYVFIFENKGKEVGATLPHPHGQLYAFPFLPPRIKVKMQSMEKWYKEKGTCAICEVVKEEKKNDERIVYQTENFIALVPFYARYPYEIHVYPKRHVEAIYELSNKEKKEFAYILKIITNKYNGLFNMPFPYMMMFFQKPFNIDKTTHYFHFHVEFISPMRGPNLIKWIASVESGTWAFINPVEPEQAAKKLRGIEVDIDV, from the coding sequence ATGCTTGAAAGAAGATATAATCCTATTACTGATGAATGGGTAATGATATCCTCATCACGGCAAAAAAGACCTAATCTTCCTAAAAATAGCTGTCCAATTTGTCCGGGAATATTAGAGTTACCTGATGAATATGATTTAGTAAGTTTTGAAAATAGATTCCCAGCTTTAAAAAAAGACGCTCCTGAAGTTAAAAAAGATAGTAGAGTATTGATACGTGATAAATCACAAGGTATTTGTGAAGTTGTTGTTTATACAGACAAGCATAATTCAGAATTGTCTCAAATGTCATTAAAACAAATTAGAAAATTAATAAATATGTGGTCAGATAGAACTAAAGAATTATCCTTATATAAATTTGTGAAATATGTTTTTATTTTTGAAAACAAAGGAAAGGAAGTAGGTGCAACATTACCACATCCACACGGGCAATTATATGCTTTTCCCTTTTTGCCACCCAGAATAAAAGTTAAAATGCAGTCTATGGAAAAATGGTATAAAGAAAAGGGAACTTGCGCTATTTGTGAAGTGGTTAAAGAAGAAAAAAAAAATGATGAAAGAATAGTTTATCAAACAGAAAATTTTATAGCTTTGGTTCCTTTCTATGCTAGATATCCTTACGAGATTCATGTATATCCAAAAAGACATGTAGAGGCAATTTATGAATTATCAAATAAAGAGAAAAAAGAATTTGCATATATATTAAAAATAATAACAAACAAATATAATGGATTATTTAACATGCCTTTCCCGTATATGATGATGTTTTTTCAAAAGCCGTTTAATATTGATAAAACAACACATTATTTTCATTTTCATGTTGAATTTATTTCACCAATGAGAGGACCAAATTTAATAAAATGGATTGCAAGTGTTGAAAGCGGCACATGGGCATTTATAAATCCAGTAGAACCAGAGCAAGCTGCTAAAAAGCTAAGAGGAATTGAGGTGGATATAGATGTATAA
- a CDS encoding sensor histidine kinase: MDRALDYINEMIIKLNKMKIEKANIMAKSHGFKKNHEIISVMTFNEIDLFVNSILERKDFFIETTIYFFQGTSKFCKINYLSNDEILIIEDKTEKELLKQVKADFITSLSHELRTPLSVAKGNIFLLEDIISDSSTLKIIKKSKNALRRIERILDQLTLLSMAEFGSYMIKTEIFDPENLIEEVRSDLENKIKNKNIKINFKSNIKHITGDPFIIYTIIRNLVSNSIKYSHNDSEINITIDKDKIVVKDNGIGIRDNEKARIFERFYRGIDAKKYAKGSGLGLAIVKYLCELAGYKIEFDSKWMIGTTFTIYLENKN, translated from the coding sequence ATGGATAGAGCACTCGATTATATTAATGAAATGATTATAAAGTTAAATAAAATGAAAATTGAAAAAGCCAATATTATGGCCAAATCTCATGGTTTCAAAAAAAATCATGAGATTATTAGTGTTATGACATTTAATGAAATTGATCTATTTGTTAATAGCATTTTAGAAAGAAAAGACTTTTTTATCGAAACGACTATATATTTTTTCCAAGGAACTAGTAAATTTTGCAAAATCAATTATCTAAGCAATGATGAAATTTTAATAATAGAAGATAAAACCGAAAAAGAATTATTAAAACAAGTGAAAGCTGATTTTATAACATCACTATCTCATGAATTGAGAACACCTCTTTCAGTAGCAAAAGGCAATATTTTTCTATTAGAAGACATAATAAGCGATTCTAGCACCTTAAAAATTATTAAAAAATCAAAAAACGCCTTAAGAAGAATAGAAAGAATATTAGACCAATTAACTTTACTTTCTATGGCAGAATTCGGGAGTTATATGATTAAAACAGAAATATTTGATCCGGAAAATTTAATTGAAGAAGTTAGAAGTGATCTAGAAAATAAAATAAAAAATAAAAATATAAAAATAAATTTCAAATCAAATATCAAGCATATAACAGGTGACCCTTTTATTATTTATACAATCATTAGAAATTTAGTTTCTAACTCTATAAAATATTCTCACAATGATTCCGAAATAAACATTACAATAGACAAAGATAAAATAGTTGTAAAAGATAATGGTATTGGAATTAGAGATAATGAAAAAGCAAGAATTTTCGAAAGGTTTTATAGAGGTATTGATGCAAAAAAGTATGCCAAAGGTTCTGGTTTAGGTCTTGCTATAGTCAAATATTTGTGTGAACTTGCAGGATATAAAATAGAGTTTGATTCGAAATGGATGATTGGAACTACATTTACAATTTATTTAGAAAATAAGAATTGA
- a CDS encoding galactokinase, whose amino-acid sequence MYKAPGRINIIGEHTDYNDGYVLPFAIDKYIYLDIKKSDTYLFHSKNSNQEISLKNLMKTDTWADYIIGVILELEKRAGKIPPFKFYIDSDLPIGAGLSSSAALEIAAAYALNDILDLNLSLKDLALIGWKAENNFVGLNCGIMDQFTIALAKINHALFIDTYTQKHELIPLDLKDYNFYIIDSGIKHKLGNSEYNTRRNQCKKALNKLNKNSFREVAYEDLKNLNGLLFNRVKHILDENKRVLKTIEALKNNNIELIGNYLFESHKSLKELYEVSCEEIDFIVDFLKDKVLGARIVGGGFGGSVLVLSKSNEFEMLINELKFKYKNKYNIDLSYFKVKTSNGVEYFEEDMNI is encoded by the coding sequence ATGTATAAGGCACCAGGTCGTATTAATATTATTGGAGAACATACAGATTACAATGATGGTTATGTATTACCATTCGCTATTGATAAATATATATATTTGGATATAAAAAAATCAGATACTTATTTATTTCATTCAAAGAATTCTAATCAAGAAATTTCTTTAAAAAATTTGATGAAAACTGATACTTGGGCGGACTATATTATTGGAGTTATTCTGGAATTAGAAAAAAGAGCTGGTAAAATTCCGCCGTTTAAATTTTATATAGATTCAGATCTTCCCATTGGAGCAGGATTATCGAGTTCTGCAGCATTGGAAATAGCAGCAGCTTATGCATTAAATGACATTTTAGATTTGAATTTATCATTAAAAGACCTTGCTTTAATTGGATGGAAAGCAGAAAATAATTTTGTTGGTTTAAATTGCGGAATAATGGATCAATTTACAATTGCTTTAGCTAAAATAAACCATGCATTATTTATAGATACATATACACAAAAACATGAATTAATTCCTTTAGATTTAAAGGATTATAATTTCTATATAATAGATTCAGGTATCAAACACAAATTAGGAAATTCTGAATATAATACTAGAAGAAACCAATGTAAAAAGGCTTTAAATAAATTAAATAAAAATAGTTTTAGAGAAGTTGCTTATGAAGATTTAAAAAATTTAAATGGACTATTATTTAATAGAGTAAAACATATTTTAGATGAAAATAAACGCGTTCTAAAAACAATTGAGGCTTTAAAAAATAATAATATTGAACTAATAGGAAATTATCTCTTTGAATCACATAAAAGTTTAAAAGAATTATATGAAGTGTCTTGCGAAGAAATAGATTTTATAGTAGATTTTCTAAAAGATAAAGTTTTGGGTGCAAGGATTGTAGGTGGTGGATTTGGTGGCTCGGTCTTAGTATTATCAAAAAGTAATGAGTTTGAAATGTTAATTAATGAATTAAAATTTAAATATAAAAATAAATATAATATTGACTTATCTTATTTTAAGGTGAAAACCTCTAATGGAGTTGAATATTTCGAAGAGGATATGAATATTTAG